The following proteins are encoded in a genomic region of Acipenser ruthenus chromosome 4, fAciRut3.2 maternal haplotype, whole genome shotgun sequence:
- the LOC117432487 gene encoding uncharacterized protein LOC117432487 isoform X2, with protein sequence MALDRKDIGFKSKDKSALRAALIQTLFDDLSKYTLYPDHIMYSTVLSTLCCKYRFLRDDSQTGYATLLEILRNKFKKERKTLISVETVEDMKKKFGAVGRGRKRAPEQQQPLMEKRRESMQSEEFPGEDEHGTVHTRERMMEKKSTEEVLGLFPFLKHPKLLLHEVELRFGVNLERNLMSGLSRMVDPIFRLSSGHLLTTVMSYIEDASDKTQENGLRMNAALLLLPALFRERENLLFVVDQVPPSPTPTIVFKGTTSPLAADDISVCVDGIEILSDYPGMDITLAVECIFSLYFSLGIEYPKALKKFLTFMERYFMKLSTSDKVPLPVLKMYSQITALLLGE encoded by the exons atggcccttgatagaaaggacattggtttcaaatcaaaagacaaatctgcccttcgtgcagctctaatacagactctgtttgatgacctcagcaaatatacgct gtatccagaccacataatgtacagtactgtgctaagtactttgtgctgtaagtacagatttctaagggatgacagccaaactggatat gctactctacttgaaatactgagaaataaattcaaaaaagagagaaagacacttatttcagtggagactgtagaagacatgaaaaaaaagtttggtgctgtgggtcgaggaaggaagcgtgcaccagagcaacagcaaccgctcatggaaaagagaagagaatct atgcaaagtgaggagttcccaggagaagacgagcatggtactgtacacactcgggaaagaatgatggagaagaagtccactgaagaagtccttggtctgtttccattcctaaagcatcctaaactg ctgttgcacgaagtagaactacgttttggagtaaacttggaacggaacctaatgagtggcctatccagaatggtagatcctattttcagactttctagtgggcatcttctaactactgtgatgtcctacattgaagatgcttcagataagacacaggaaaatg gactgagaatgaatgctgcattgttgctgttgccagctttgtttcgagagagggaaaatctgttgtttgttgttgaccaa gtaccaccatcacctacgccaactatcgttttcaagggaacaacaagcccattggcagcagatgacatctctgtttgtgttgatggaattgagatactcagtgattatccaggaatggatatcacccttgctgttgaatgtattttttctctttatttttccttgggcattgagtatcctaaagctctaaaaaaatttctgactttcatggaaaggtacttcatgaagctgagtacctctgacaaagtacctttgccagtgttaaagatgtacagtcaaataactgcacttttacttggggaataa
- the LOC117432487 gene encoding uncharacterized protein LOC117432487 isoform X1: MIGKIFRTMKDQVKFLKALENLKRTKANEHIVSEKVLPVECREVPQTSTSVHVWTACYTLPIFPPVVQMALDRKDIGFKSKDKSALRAALIQTLFDDLSKYTLYPDHIMYSTVLSTLCCKYRFLRDDSQTGYATLLEILRNKFKKERKTLISVETVEDMKKKFGAVGRGRKRAPEQQQPLMEKRRESMQSEEFPGEDEHGTVHTRERMMEKKSTEEVLGLFPFLKHPKLLLHEVELRFGVNLERNLMSGLSRMVDPIFRLSSGHLLTTVMSYIEDASDKTQENGLRMNAALLLLPALFRERENLLFVVDQVPPSPTPTIVFKGTTSPLAADDISVCVDGIEILSDYPGMDITLAVECIFSLYFSLGIEYPKALKKFLTFMERYFMKLSTSDKVPLPVLKMYSQITALLLGE, translated from the exons atgattggaaaaatcttccgaactatgaaggaccaagtcaaatttttaaaggctctcgagaaccttaaaag aacaaaagcaaatgagcatattgtttcagagaaggtgctaccagtagaatgcagagaagtgccacaaacctcaacaagtgttcatgtttggaccgcatgttatacattgcctatatttcctccagttgtacagatggcccttgatagaaaggacattggtttcaaatcaaaagacaaatctgcccttcgtgcagctctaatacagactctgtttgatgacctcagcaaatatacgct gtatccagaccacataatgtacagtactgtgctaagtactttgtgctgtaagtacagatttctaagggatgacagccaaactggatat gctactctacttgaaatactgagaaataaattcaaaaaagagagaaagacacttatttcagtggagactgtagaagacatgaaaaaaaagtttggtgctgtgggtcgaggaaggaagcgtgcaccagagcaacagcaaccgctcatggaaaagagaagagaatct atgcaaagtgaggagttcccaggagaagacgagcatggtactgtacacactcgggaaagaatgatggagaagaagtccactgaagaagtccttggtctgtttccattcctaaagcatcctaaactg ctgttgcacgaagtagaactacgttttggagtaaacttggaacggaacctaatgagtggcctatccagaatggtagatcctattttcagactttctagtgggcatcttctaactactgtgatgtcctacattgaagatgcttcagataagacacaggaaaatg gactgagaatgaatgctgcattgttgctgttgccagctttgtttcgagagagggaaaatctgttgtttgttgttgaccaa gtaccaccatcacctacgccaactatcgttttcaagggaacaacaagcccattggcagcagatgacatctctgtttgtgttgatggaattgagatactcagtgattatccaggaatggatatcacccttgctgttgaatgtattttttctctttatttttccttgggcattgagtatcctaaagctctaaaaaaatttctgactttcatggaaaggtacttcatgaagctgagtacctctgacaaagtacctttgccagtgttaaagatgtacagtcaaataactgcacttttacttggggaataa
- the LOC117432487 gene encoding uncharacterized protein LOC117432487 isoform X3, giving the protein MIGKIFRTMKDQVKFLKALENLKRYPDHIMYSTVLSTLCCKYRFLRDDSQTGYATLLEILRNKFKKERKTLISVETVEDMKKKFGAVGRGRKRAPEQQQPLMEKRRESMQSEEFPGEDEHGTVHTRERMMEKKSTEEVLGLFPFLKHPKLLLHEVELRFGVNLERNLMSGLSRMVDPIFRLSSGHLLTTVMSYIEDASDKTQENGLRMNAALLLLPALFRERENLLFVVDQVPPSPTPTIVFKGTTSPLAADDISVCVDGIEILSDYPGMDITLAVECIFSLYFSLGIEYPKALKKFLTFMERYFMKLSTSDKVPLPVLKMYSQITALLLGE; this is encoded by the exons atgattggaaaaatcttccgaactatgaaggaccaagtcaaatttttaaaggctctcgagaaccttaaaag gtatccagaccacataatgtacagtactgtgctaagtactttgtgctgtaagtacagatttctaagggatgacagccaaactggatat gctactctacttgaaatactgagaaataaattcaaaaaagagagaaagacacttatttcagtggagactgtagaagacatgaaaaaaaagtttggtgctgtgggtcgaggaaggaagcgtgcaccagagcaacagcaaccgctcatggaaaagagaagagaatct atgcaaagtgaggagttcccaggagaagacgagcatggtactgtacacactcgggaaagaatgatggagaagaagtccactgaagaagtccttggtctgtttccattcctaaagcatcctaaactg ctgttgcacgaagtagaactacgttttggagtaaacttggaacggaacctaatgagtggcctatccagaatggtagatcctattttcagactttctagtgggcatcttctaactactgtgatgtcctacattgaagatgcttcagataagacacaggaaaatg gactgagaatgaatgctgcattgttgctgttgccagctttgtttcgagagagggaaaatctgttgtttgttgttgaccaa gtaccaccatcacctacgccaactatcgttttcaagggaacaacaagcccattggcagcagatgacatctctgtttgtgttgatggaattgagatactcagtgattatccaggaatggatatcacccttgctgttgaatgtattttttctctttatttttccttgggcattgagtatcctaaagctctaaaaaaatttctgactttcatggaaaggtacttcatgaagctgagtacctctgacaaagtacctttgccagtgttaaagatgtacagtcaaataactgcacttttacttggggaataa